From the Aspergillus puulaauensis MK2 DNA, chromosome 1, nearly complete sequence genome, the window GTATCGACGTCGCAGAGTGCGAGCTATCACGGTTCGAAGAAGTACAGTTGAACAGGGACTACGTCTCCGAGACATCGCAGCAGAACTTCGTCGAGATCTACGACATCCTACACCCGCTACAACCAAAAGAGTCACCGCGAAACCTGCGGACAAGCCCATTCTACGAGCAGCAGGTCCACCTCGGCGCGGTATTCCTGGAACTCGGCGGCTTCGAGCGCCCGTTCTGGTACGAGGCGAATAGGGACCTTGTCCGGTCTCTGCCTGCACACTGGCGCCCTGTCGATCGAGACCCCTGGTCCAGCCAATTCTACTCCCCCATctcagcagcagaggcatGGAAGACTCGCAACGCAGTCGCAATGTACGACATGTCCTCGTTCCACCGCTTCATCGTATCAGGCCCGGGGGCTGCGTCCCTCCTACAACACTTGACAACGAGCAACGTCAACACGAAGCCAGGAAAAATCATATACACGCTCCTCCTAAACACCAACGCGGGTATCCGCAGCGACATCTTCGTGACGAGATTAAACGCCACCACGTACCAGATCGGGGCGAACTCCGCTACCGATCTCGCGTATCTCCGGCGCGAAGCACGATCCCAGTCGACAAAATCACCAAATACCTGGACCCAGGTGTACGAAATCACCGGAAACACCTGCGCCATCGGACTATGGGGCCCTCGCGCCCTCGACGTAATCAACAACCTACCAGGGACGGCCGCAGCAGACCTCAGTCCGCAGTCCCTGCCATACATGCACGCAAAGCCCGTCACGATAGCCAGTATCCCGACGCTTGTATTCCGCAAGTCGTACGTGGGGGAATTCGGATGGGAGATCCAGACGACAGCCGAGTATGGGCGTCGACTCTGGGATGCATTGTGGACGGCGGGGAAGATCCACGGGCTTGTTGCGGGCGGGAGGGCTGCGTTTAATGCGCTGCGGGTTGAGAAGGGGTATCGCACGTATGGAAGCGACCTCACTACAGAGCATGACCCGTATGAGTCTGGATTGGCGTTTGCAGTGGACGGGGCTAAGACGGGGGAGTTTGTGGGGAGGGCGGCGTTGTATCGGAGGCAGGGAGAACCGCTGGGTCGGCGGCTGCGGTGTTTgactgttgatgatgggcgGTCGATGGTTATGGGTAAGGAACCTGTGTATAGTGGGGGGAGGGCTGTTGGGTATGTCACCACTGCGGCGTTTGGGTTTAGTATCAGGAAGCCGGTGGTTTATGCCTGGCTGCCGGCGTCGTTGGGGGAGGGGGCAggggttgagattgagtACTTTGGGAAGAGGATCAAGGCGAGTGTCGTTGCTGAGCCGGTGTATGATGCTGATGGGAGGAAGCTCACTGGAGAGGGAAATGTGGAAAGGATCAAGCCGATCAGGGCTGTTCTATAGAGTATTCATTAATCATGGCTCATAGTATCGTTTGATATGGGGATCCATGTAGACTACGAACCAATACGAATACCAAGACCATCAAGCCAATCACTGAACAGCATACTCCGCTGTTCCAGCCGTTGTAAAAGATTCTAGGCAGCCATCAAGTGTTTGAGATACTGACGATCTGCAAGTGGGCCATTCATACGCGCTGGGTCCCGCGGGGATACGCACACGATGATCGGAGCTGACGTGGACTTTTTCAGGGTTTTGGCATCGTGCTGATCAGGATGTCTCATGAAGCAAAAAATAcgtgcagactgcagaatGATGCTTGTGTCAATCACGTCGCTCAATCCATTCTACCGGTTACATGATgtatttaaaaaagaagaaaaggaacaaTAAAGAATGAAGGGATAGAAAACAACAGGTCAATCGTCCTGCTCATCCACCCCATAAACCTCCAtcagcctctccttctcatcaggCACAGCCTCATCCGCCTCAATCCAGATCTGCTGTCGACGTCCAGCGCCTGCAGCCCTCCGTTCGCGGAAACAGTAGTACGTCGCAACCATGACCTTGCCCACAAGGAAGCCCGCAATGCACGCAATAATCCCAGCAACCATGCCCATCAGAGCCGGGACAAGAACCGGTCGCAGATGTCTCATATAGTGCCTATCACCGGCCCAGTCCGAGACgcgctggcggcgatgaCAGTCCAATTCGACACCGTTGTTGACACGCACCGGGCCGTCCCTGCAGTGTTTTGACTTGGACATTCTGTGCAGATACCTGGCGTACGCCGACTTCCACGACTTCAGGCTCCACCAGTTCCCGCCGTTCTcgttctggtggtggtggtgatggaaCCGCCGGTGCGGACGGCCCTGCTCGACGGAGATGATTTTGAGATTCCCGTCGGCATCGCGCACCAGGCCTAGCGAGACGGGGCTCTCTGTTGCGGTGCGGCCTTGCAggtcgaagaggttgagTACGAGGCGGTAGAGGTCGTTGAGTTCGGCGTCGGGCTGGTGGGGGAGGGGCTGGACGTCGAGGGCGTATGCTACGGGCACGGTGTCTTCGATGTTGCTGTCGGTGGTGCGTTTGGCGTTGAATTCCATGGGGAATGGGGTGGGGAAGATGATGTTGTcgttggcgaggagggtgtcATTTTGCGTGTGGAATGTGATGGACTGGCTGGTTAGTATGGCTTCAACTCTAGAGTGGTTAGGATGATGGCATACCAGGAATGAAGGCAGCTGGACGCTGTTGATGCAGTCGCCGTATGTAAAGGCACACTGTGCGCAGGAGAGGTTGAGGGTGTAGGGCTTGGTGACTGGCACAGCAGGTGAGTCGATGGAGTCGATATCCTCAGAGACAGCGAGGCTGCTCAATAGAGCGACAAGCAGTGGTTGCAGGGGACGCATTGTAGAGAGACGGACGGTATGTGATGAGGTATGGGAGACAAGAGACAGAGGGAGAGGTCCATATAAATCACGACAGCAAGAATGATGACGAGAGTGCTGCGCCTGGTTCCATAGACCCGGCTCCACCAGACCCTGGCCGTGAAACTACGCGCTGCATTCTGACTCGCCGCTTGGCTGTGCTGTTGTGCTTCAATGGGGATGAGAAATGCCAATCTTTACTCTTTTATGGCTGCCTGTCGCCACGCCCACTCAGCGCGCGTTCTCGCAGCGATCAACGGGGTTCGACCTGCTGGTTCGCCGAATTCGTCTGATTGTTTCAGAATCCTGCTCCCATTAGACCTCAGGACTGGCATTACTGATTACTGTCTGGCCAGAATCGCAGTGGGCCTGCAGCGTCTTGGATCCGGGTCCGACTGCAGGCCGGCCGGAAATGAGCGGAGCAGGGATGGGCACCCAAAGCTTAGCAGTAGTTTATCGCGCATTTCATTAAACATTTCATTAAACATCAAATGAGAAATTCGCTATCAGTAGCCGGTTCTGGTAACCCGTCTGCCTGTCTGCTACCGTCCTACGTGAAGATGACCCCCCCGTCTACCACCATCGTCTGCCCCGTCACATAGTCCGAGTCTGGTCCAGCCAGGAACCCAACCAGACCCGCCACGTCCTCTGGCCTGCTCGTGCGCCCCAGCGCGATGAAGCGGTCCGAGTACAGCTTGAGGCTCTCCCCTTTTCCACGGCCCTCCAGCGCCCCCAGCCCGTCGTCAATCTGCTCCCACATCGCCGTGTCCACAATGCCGGGCGCGTACGCATTCACCGTGATTCGATGCGGtgccatctccatcgccatcgcctgGGTCAGCCCTCGCACCGCCCACTTGCTGGCCGAGTAAACGCCCAGCGTTGGGAAAGGCTTGTGCGACACGATCGACGCCGCCCCCAGGATCTTGTACGCGCCCACCCCAGCTGCTTCACCCGGGTCGCCCTGTGCGATCATCTGGCGCGCTGCTTGCGTGTAGCAGTTAAACACGCCCTTGACATTCACCGACAGGACGGTgtcaatgtcctcctcggtCACGGCCAGCAGCGGCTTCACCTGCGCGATCCCGGCATTGGCTACCATGAGCGTTAGGGGCCCCAGTTTCTCCACTGCGTCCTTTACGAGCCTCTCGACTTGGGTGGAGGACGTGACATCTGCAGCGACCCCAATCACGCGAGAGGGTGCGATTCCCTCTGGATCCGCTGGCTGCGCTGGCTGACGGATGGCAGTGCTGAGTTCATTCACTGTCGCGTCGATCGCatcctggctgctggggatgtcaTTTATGCACACCGAATAGCCGTCTTGCACGAGCCGGAGGGCAATTGCTTTCCAACTATGACTTGTTAGTAGGAGTATCTAATCTATGGATTTCCTGTCTATCTGCCGTGACTTACATGCCCCGTACTGAGCCGGTGACGATTGCAGTGCGCTGAACCTGAGCCTGCTGAACCTGAGCCTGGGCCATTTTGCGAATGAGTTGGAGGGTAATCTGGTTCTTGATCTCGCAGTTAAGTCTACCAACAGAGCGGGGTAAGAGGGGGGATGATTACCCTGGTAGTGCAGCCAATATCATCCGTAGATAAATGTGCAGGGATTCTCCAACTACGCATATCATGAAAGCGTAGACTCTGTTGTATACATCACGAACATCATTCGCCTCATCTGCCGGCAAAGCCAGATTCTCTGTGGTCCTGTTATTAAACCCTGCAGCCCCCACGCGATTACTCTAATCAATAAGGGTTCGGGATAGCATCGAGTGTTGGTTGGGGCTGGAGCCATGAGTTATAACTTATAAGCATCAGACTGCCCCAACTAACACCGATAGTCCAacgctggtgctgatggTGATCGCCATTTTATTTTGTCGGCTTATCCCAACCGAACGCTGGTCTTCCCAGTCCAGTGTGCTAAGCTCTGCCGCCATGACTCGATATGACTTGAACGACTGATCCTGGCGTGAATCACAGCCACTCGGCAGTGCGGCTCGTATATTTTGGTTGATGTCCATCCAATGCCTTTAGAATCTGTCCACGCTCCGGCTGCTGACAGTTGACAGCACATTCCAGTTTGAGTTTTTCAATATTCAAATCTTGACACTTGAAATGGAAGTGCCGGTGAATGCAATTGGTGTATTGATTGGGCAATTTGTCGACTGGTGGCTTACCTGCACTGGCCTCATTCGGCCCACCGTATAATGGAGGCAGCCTTGGAACCCTACGATTCCGACTGCACCCGTTCGAGACTGAAATATTTAGGTTCAGCTGAGTCTACAAAAGAGTGAACCGTGCCGTGTATAGTGAAGAAGAATGTTGCTACCTAGTGCCTGCTTGTCGGCGGTTCGACCTCCCAGTTCCAGCTAGACGGTGGGTCCTACACGACTATACACCAGCAGGAGCATTGACTGGACTTGGATACCGGCATGAGGTACCTTCGGGAGAAATCTCTGCTCGAACACTCTTGTCGTTGGGAGAGCCCATGCTGATCCCAACGCCGTGGCTGCTGGCTCTTATTGGATGTTGATTCGCCATTTTAACCAGATCCTTCGAATCAGCCTGCATACTCTAGAAATAGGGCACTGCCGAAGATTCGCCGGTCCAGTTCGGTGCCCTGCGTCTTTACAATACTCTGAATCGGGTTTCATGCCATACTgcaggcaaagaagaaacagTAACACTTGTCAAGCGCTCTAATTGTATAAATCGATTGTATAAATTGTAATGCAATGTCTCACATCCAGGATCTCTCGATAGCGGCCGTATATCCTTCAACTGACAGCACCTGGCCATCCCGACGAAGTTGATATGTACCAGGCACACCCGGCGGCGGTGGAATAAATAGCCATTCATGGCTGCTATCACAGGCATGGCCTTCTGCATCCCCAGCTTGAAGACCTTCGAGACATCCTTCGCAAATATCTGCACTGCACAGGCGACAGATGTTGCAATTCACAAAGTTCCCCCATGATCGAAGGCAGATATGACAATACCAAACGTGGCTTTCGCCGACAAACGGCCAGGGTGACGCCATGCGTTCCTCTGCCTGAGAGGGAGTGCCAGCACGGATGTCGAGAGGGCTATggatgatctggagaagCGTTATGGCatattcatcatcgccagtcATAGCGAAAAGGTGTCCAAGGATACGCTGTGTATTCGTAGCATATTCATCCCTTGGGTCATTGCACCTAGCTAAAGCCTGGATTACATATGGTTTAAAGTAATTCCTGGCCTCTTGTTCGCGCCCGTGAAGCCGATGCCATGCGCCCATGTAAATGCCTGGCTGGCCATCGACCAGAGCGTTATCCGTCGACCAGGATTCAATTTCCTTGTCGCAAAGCTTCTCTAGCTCCTGGACAATGAGAGCTTGGGAATCTCCGATTTCTCTGAGACCATTAGCTAAGAGTCGGCGCGCGtaagcagcaacagcacgaTTCCTTGCTCTGCAGAAAATTGCATACTGGAAAGACTCGGGCACTCTATGTTGGGCTATGATACTCTTCCAGATCCGAATGGCTTTATCTTCGTCACCCAGGAATCTGTCATACAAGTGAGCTAGGGACTCCTTCAGGCATAAAACCTCAACATCCTGCATATTTCTTCCGGTGATAGCACTCTGGTACTTGCCCTCCAGCCACTGCAGTTCGTTACAGCGTTTTGCGGACACAGCAAATATCAAAGGAAGCTGGCAGCTATCCCAACGGTGACGATGGCCCCAACGACCAAAGTTGTCCTCGAAAACTCTAACTAACCCGTTCTCATCGCAAGCCCCGGGTTCCCTGTCTATTTTCCTGGCTAGCTCCATGATTCTTTCGTATTGCAAGAATTGCATTGCAATGAGAACACGAATAGCCCCAGCCACAGCCTCGCAGAGGTAAAATGAATCACGAAGCTCGATGCATTCCATGAACCAGTGAAGGGCATTAGGGTAATCTCCCAGTTCAACATGAAGTACACCCAGGTAATACCGGATCGAAGAGAGGGGTCTAGCCTCATTGTTCTTAAGGCCAGACATTTTGTCGTCATCGCTATCCTGCACCAGCTGTTGTGTGTAATGCACCTCGCACTCGCTGAACAGCGGGATGGCATCTTCCAATCGACCCTGCATCGCATAGGCCACGGCAAGATTCTTTTTGATATCCCATGTTGCCTCCAGTTTCAGCGCGCCATTCAGGTGctcgatggcctcgtcgaCATGTCCCAGTTGTCCAAGACAGCCCGCGACACGATCATGCCAGTGCGCATTTTCCTCAAGCTGCGCCCACCTAGCAACAGTTATGACGGTATCGGCAGACACGGGGCCTGTTGCAATGTCGCGTGGGTTCTCTCCATTAAGTACAAGGAGGACCTCCCAAACCACAGACATGCAGAAAGTTGGAGCCCAAGAGCCTGTGAGCCATCTGCTAGCCACTTCACGAGCTAATGGCACGAATAGCTGAGCAGGCTCTTGAACACAGGCTCGAATCCATTCCCTCATATCAGTGTCCTCAATGCTATCGACACACTTCTCATCGGCGAAAAGAGAGACAATCAAATCTGTAGTCTCACGATCGATAAACTCGACAACTGGGAGTATTGAGGCGTCTGTGCGAAACATTTCCAGATTCGCGCTCCTGAAGATTTGGCAAAATAGAACAATCGTTTTGTGTTTCTGCTTTCGATCAATATTGTCCAAGTGTTCGCAAACATGCCTTAATTGGTTCACCCACTCGCCAAGTGCGTAGTCACGCACACTCGACGTGGTAGGACCTTCAGATGCAGCTATTTTCAATAAACATATATTCAAGGCATCCACACTCGCGTGCAcgatatcaacaccaacaggTGTTGAGCAATCCTCTGCTGATACCTTTCCGTGGCGAGGGTTCCGCAGGAAGTCGCGAATTGACGCGTGGCAGAAGACCACTGTGGTTCGTTCCTTGTTGGAATTGAATTCCTGTCCCAACTCGCTGGAAGAGTCACTGTCTTCAATCGAGTCGTCATTTTGAAGCTGTGTAAACCCTCTTATTGACGCATCGGACAAATCTGCTGTCGTCAAGCCGTCCTCACGATTGAGCACGAAAAGCGACGCATACTGTGTACGTAAAGCGTCCTCCAAGCCTAGTTTACTATCATCAGTTCCCAATTCGATTCGAAGTATCTCGTCTAGGTTATTCAATGTCAGCGGTCTTTCTGCACATGCCACCCAGGCCAGAATGATATTGAGGTCGGttgcctcctcctcggtcaGTCTGCTGCTAAATGCCTCCAGGACGTGTTTCAGTATCGCATCGAGGCCTTTCGGGGCTTTTCGAAGGCTTTCAAGCATGCTGCTAGCTCTGGTTTTCCCGTTAAGCTCGGCTAGCATCAGGTCGACCCAAAGGAACATGCCCTCCGCCTTATCGATCAGGAATTCTTCGATTGTCTCGCGCTGTGCCCTCGATACACGGCTGATGGACCGGGACTTGCGGGTGCTCTTACGGACATAGGTTGTGATATCCGCGATGTTCTTGTTGGCGTTGACATGGATGGTTGGAATGGATTGTTCTAACGCTTCCACCAGGTCGTCGTATATTTCTGGTCTCCCTAGAAGAACAAGTTTGATGGGAGACTTTATAGGACCTAGCCAACCCAATATGTTAGCTTCCCTCCACTACAGTAAATAATCCAGCGTTCCAGTCCTCACCGTGTACGAGCTCTGCCGCCAGCCTTAGAAACTCTCGACAGTCCTCTTCAAGCGCTTCATCCACACCATCGAGGACAATCATCACTCTCCTAGTCGGACTTTTTCCTGCATTGACAAAATAATTCATGAATAGAACCCTCCATGCCGCCTGGATGGATTTTATGTCGTCGGGCGAATGGCAGTGGCCATCCACATAATCCCTGTATGAAGAGTCGCTCTGATAGACCTGAAACGCAATGTTTCTCAACGCACACTGAAACTTCCTGGTCTCGGGATCATTATGTctgaaaaagaaatatcCGACCGAAGTATGATCAGAAAACTGCTCCTCAAGGTGAGCGACGACGTTCTGCGCGATAAAGCTCTTGCCACATCCTGGACTATCGGACACCCACAATAACGGGTTATCATCCTTTTCAATCCAGGCCCGGAATAGCAACTCGTTGCAGACCCAGTCTCCAGTGCCCGAAACCCGCCGCTTTCTAATGTTCTGATACATGTCGAGTCCGTGGACGGAGGGTTGCAGAACTCCTTTGATGCGCTCGATGTTTCCTAGCGATGGTGCTATCCAGTGGGCTCGTTCCTTCCCAAAATTATTCGCATTGTTGTTTTCCGCAGGCAGGAAGTCGAGGAGAGCTTTTGCGTAGGCCGCTGCAGTAAGGGCTGCATATCCCTGCCATTGTTTATTCTTATGCGAGTCGCAGTAGTCACAGATCCCCCGAATAACAAGACATGGCAACTGATCCATCAGGTCAGCGGCTTCCATTTCGAAACACAGAATGTCCATGTCCTGTGCTATAGCGTCTCTTCTCCCAGGGTCTTTCATTACCTGATTTCCATAAGCAATCAGCCCGTAATGGATAAATGGCTTGAGGTCGCGTGGCCCCCGGTGTTCCAATTGCGTCTTGTCGCATGCTAAACAGTCGGTATCGTCACTTTTCCGATGATGATAATTGGGCTTAAACAGCCAGTCATCATCCGGCCGTGAAAATTGACCTCGAATTTTGTCGTCTTTCTGCAGTATATCCGATATTGTTTTCTCAACCGGATTGCTTTTGACCATATCCTCACTCCGAATTTGGGATATCGCCGTCAACAAATACCGGGGAGGCTTGTTCAGCGACCCAGTGTGCTGAAAAGATCCATCATCGAGAGTCTTTCCATAGTCATACTGGATGACGCCCCCAGAGGTCGAAGTAGAAGTTGGCGTACTAACGACTACATCTCCAAGGCGGACATCAGTCCTTGTATTGGGtacaccaccaccaatgcCCACCATGAGACCGAAGCGGACAGCAGGGAACGTCAACAGCATTTGGTCAAGCACAATCGCCGCGGATGTAATCCCATAGATTCCCGATGGAAGACAGGCCAGGACAACATGGTGACTGCCAACACTCCCCAGTGTATAGACGTTGTGGTCGGTGAGAGGCTGGGATAATGAAGGATGTACTTTGTCCAGCATGAGTTTTGCAGCTGCCATCTCTAGTGGCAAGGCGCAGATCCATGCGACTGTGTAGTCGGCATGCCGGAACGAGGCCATTGTCGCCGGTGCGACAAGTGGCGAAGAGAGAATCCGAACCCCAAACTGCTCAGCAAGCCCATAAATCAAGAAAGGATCTCGAGGCTGAACAGCGCGGGGTAAAATGCCTTGAGGTGCGCCCAACAGCCAATCATTTGGCTACATCGAAATATGAGGGGTTCGAACTCGAAGACCTCGAAGGGCGTTGTGACATCTCGGTAAAAGCATAGAGACAATCAAGCATTGACAGTTGATGGATTGTCGATGgtgttgtcgttgttgtcgttgttgtcgttgttgtcgctgATGAATGTCAACATGGCGGCCTGAGGCTGAACATCCTTGGCATAGACCGATGGAGGCTGACTGCCACTACAGACTTATTCCTCTTTATTCAATATCTTTAACATAATCTGAATAGTTCATCACGGTGGCGGGTTTAATTCAATTGTCCAACCTGTTTAATCCCGACCAATGCTGCTTACGCAACTCTTGTTCGCCAACGGGATGTGTATATTGTTGTTCCactatatatagttatacaGACTTTATTTTCTAGAACCAATGTAACTAGCCCTGTTTGGATGGGGCTGCTTTAGTAAGGGTACCCAGAGGATTATTTAtcaaatatttcttattatcGGTCAAGGCTCATGTCCAGGTACAAAGAAACAAATTGATTAGGTAGAGGAGT encodes:
- a CDS encoding uncharacterized protein (COG:S;~EggNog:ENOG410Q1Z1;~SECRETED:SignalP(1-18);~TransMembrane:1 (n4-12c18/19o243-269i)) — encoded protein: MRPLQPLLVALLSSLAVSEDIDSIDSPAVPVTKPYTLNLSCAQCAFTYGDCINSVQLPSFLSITFHTQNDTLLANDNIIFPTPFPMEFNAKRTTDSNIEDTVPVAYALDVQPLPHQPDAELNDLYRLVLNLFDLQGRTATESPVSLGLVRDADGNLKIISVEQGRPHRRFHHHHHQNENGGNWWSLKSWKSAYARYLHRMSKSKHCRDGPVRVNNGVELDCHRRQRVSDWAGDRHYMRHLRPVLVPALMGMVAGIIACIAGFLVGKVMVATYYCFRERRAAGAGRRQQIWIEADEAVPDEKERLMEVYGVDEQDD
- a CDS encoding uncharacterized protein (COG:S;~EggNog:ENOG410PJK8;~InterPro:IPR000845,IPR011990,IPR035994,IPR027417, IPR019734,IPR013026;~PFAM:PF01048;~go_function: GO:0003824 - catalytic activity [Evidence IEA];~go_function: GO:0005515 - protein binding [Evidence IEA];~go_process: GO:0009116 - nucleoside metabolic process [Evidence IEA]), encoding MASFRHADYTVAWICALPLEMAAAKLMLDKVHPSLSQPLTDHNVYTLGSVGSHHVVLACLPSGIYGITSAAIVLDQMLLTFPAVRFGLMVGIGGGVPNTRTDVRLGDVVVSTPTSTSTSGGVIQYDYGKTLDDGSFQHTGSLNKPPRYLLTAISQIRSEDMVKSNPVEKTISDILQKDDKIRGQFSRPDDDWLFKPNYHHRKSDDTDCLACDKTQLEHRGPRDLKPFIHYGLIAYGNQVMKDPGRRDAIAQDMDILCFEMEAADLMDQLPCLVIRGICDYCDSHKNKQWQGYAALTAAAYAKALLDFLPAENNNANNFGKERAHWIAPSLGNIERIKGVLQPSVHGLDMYQNIRKRRVSGTGDWVCNELLFRAWIEKDDNPLLWVSDSPGCGKSFIAQNVVAHLEEQFSDHTSVGYFFFRHNDPETRKFQCALRNIAFQVYQSDSSYRDYVDGHCHSPDDIKSIQAAWRVLFMNYFVNAGKSPTRRVMIVLDGVDEALEEDCREFLRLAAELVHGPIKSPIKLVLLGRPEIYDDLVEALEQSIPTIHVNANKNIADITTYVRKSTRKSRSISRVSRAQRETIEEFLIDKAEGMFLWVDLMLAELNGKTRASSMLESLRKAPKGLDAILKHVLEAFSSRLTEEEATDLNIILAWVACAERPLTLNNLDEILRIELGTDDSKLGLEDALRTQYASLFVLNREDGLTTADLSDASIRGFTQLQNDDSIEDSDSSSELGQEFNSNKERTTVVFCHASIRDFLRNPRHGKVSAEDCSTPVGVDIVHASVDALNICLLKIAASEGPTTSSVRDYALGEWVNQLRHVCEHLDNIDRKQKHKTIVLFCQIFRSANLEMFRTDASILPVVEFIDRETTDLIVSLFADEKCVDSIEDTDMREWIRACVQEPAQLFVPLAREVASRWLTGSWAPTFCMSVVWEVLLVLNGENPRDIATGPVSADTVITVARWAQLEENAHWHDRVAGCLGQLGHVDEAIEHLNGALKLEATWDIKKNLAVAYAMQGRLEDAIPLFSECEVHYTQQLVQDSDDDKMSGLKNNEARPLSSIRYYLGVLHVELGDYPNALHWFMECIELRDSFYLCEAVAGAIRVLIAMQFLQYERIMELARKIDREPGACDENGLVRVFEDNFGRWGHRHRWDSCQLPLIFAVSAKRCNELQWLEGKYQSAITGRNMQDVEVLCLKESLAHLYDRFLGDEDKAIRIWKSIIAQHRVPESFQYAIFCRARNRAVAAYARRLLANGLREIGDSQALIVQELEKLCDKEIESWSTDNALVDGQPGIYMGAWHRLHGREQEARNYFKPYVIQALARCNDPRDEYATNTQRILGHLFAMTGDDEYAITLLQIIHSPLDIRAGTPSQAEERMASPWPFVGESHVWYCHICLRSWGNFVNCNICRLCSADICEGCLEGLQAGDAEGHACDSSHEWLFIPPPPGVPGTYQLRRDGQVLSVEGYTAAIERSWM
- a CDS encoding uncharacterized protein (COG:Q;~EggNog:ENOG410PKJ5;~InterPro:IPR002347,IPR036291,IPR020904;~PFAM:PF00106,PF13561,PF08659;~go_function: GO:0016491 - oxidoreductase activity [Evidence IEA];~go_process: GO:0055114 - oxidation-reduction process [Evidence IEA]), producing the protein MAQAQVQQAQVQRTAIVTGSVRGIWKAIALRLVQDGYSVCINDIPSSQDAIDATVNELSTAIRQPAQPADPEGIAPSRVIGVAADVTSSTQVERLVKDAVEKLGPLTLMVANAGIAQVKPLLAVTEEDIDTVLSVNVKGVFNCYTQAARQMIAQGDPGEAAGVGAYKILGAASIVSHKPFPTLGVYSASKWAVRGLTQAMAMEMAPHRITVNAYAPGIVDTAMWEQIDDGLGALEGRGKGESLKLYSDRFIALGRTSRPEDVAGLVGFLAGPDSDYVTGQTMVVDGGVIFT
- a CDS encoding GcvT family protein (COG:E;~EggNog:ENOG410PG4E;~InterPro:IPR036188,IPR027266,IPR029043,IPR006076, IPR013977,IPR032503,IPR006222;~PFAM:PF08669,PF01571,PF16350,PF01266;~go_function: GO:0005515 - protein binding [Evidence IEA];~go_function: GO:0016491 - oxidoreductase activity [Evidence IEA];~go_process: GO:0055114 - oxidation-reduction process [Evidence IEA]) encodes the protein MTSPSQRVVIIGAGIVGTNLADELLSLGWNASSITVIEQGPLSLPGGSTSHAPGLVFQTSPSKAMTRFAQYTVQKLLSIKQDGEGCFNQLGGLEVATTPERVQELKRRHGYATAWGVEARLVSREECLEMYPHLNKDMVLGGLHIPSDGLALAARATQILIETTRAQGVRYLAHTAVTGIEQDGGRVTGVRTGSTTIPADIVVSCAGFWGVEVGAMAGVSIPLLPLAHQYAKTGPVAALSNRDVNKKINGLNATLPILRHQDQDLYYREHGDRYGIGYYGHRPMPVVAGELGPTAAHVDEKNMPSRLEFTDEDFAPAWEESKKLLPALQGTELDDGFNGIFSFTPDGGPLIGQAPNLDGFYVAEAVWVTHSAGVAKAVAEILTRGWASIDVAECELSRFEEVQLNRDYVSETSQQNFVEIYDILHPLQPKESPRNLRTSPFYEQQVHLGAVFLELGGFERPFWYEANRDLVRSLPAHWRPVDRDPWSSQFYSPISAAEAWKTRNAVAMYDMSSFHRFIVSGPGAASLLQHLTTSNVNTKPGKIIYTLLLNTNAGIRSDIFVTRLNATTYQIGANSATDLAYLRREARSQSTKSPNTWTQVYEITGNTCAIGLWGPRALDVINNLPGTAAADLSPQSLPYMHAKPVTIASIPTLVFRKSYVGEFGWEIQTTAEYGRRLWDALWTAGKIHGLVAGGRAAFNALRVEKGYRTYGSDLTTEHDPYESGLAFAVDGAKTGEFVGRAALYRRQGEPLGRRLRCLTVDDGRSMVMGKEPVYSGGRAVGYVTTAAFGFSIRKPVVYAWLPASLGEGAGVEIEYFGKRIKASVVAEPVYDADGRKLTGEGNVERIKPIRAVL